Sequence from the Chitinophagales bacterium genome:
CATTTCTAAAAGCAGCAACATTTTTGAGGCACTGAACATACGTTACTTCGGCCCGGTAGACGGGCATAATGTAAACCGGCTAACCGAAATTCTCGAAGATCTCAAACATATTCCCGGCCCTAAATTGCTGCATTGCATCACCACCAAAGGCAAAGGGTATTACCTCGCCGAACAGGATCAGACCAAGTGGCATGCGCCGGGTTTATTTGACAAGGCGACAGGTGAAATTTTCAAGAAAATACCTGAGAAGCCGCTGCCTCCGAAGTACCAGGATGTATTTGGCCAAACCATCGTAGAGCTGGCAAAGGAAAATTCAAAGATCATGGGCATCACGCCGGCAATGCCTTCCGGTTCATCGCTCAACATCATGATGAAAGAGATGCCTGACCGTGCTTTTGATGTGGGTATTGCGGAACAGCATGCAGTCACTTTCGCGGCAGGGCTGGCTACGCAGGGCCTTGTTCCGTTTTGCAATGTGTACAGCACCTTTCTGCAGCGCGGTTACGACCAGGTGATCCATGATGTGGCGATTCAGAAGCTGCACGTGGTTTTTTGTCTCGATCGCGGAGGTTTAGTGGGCGAAGACGGCGTAACACACCAGGGAAGTTTTGATCTTGCCTATATGCGTATCATTCCAAATATGGTAGTGAGTGCGCCGATGAATGAAGAAGAGTTGCGCAACCTGATGTACACTGCACAATTAGAAAAAAACAACGGGCCGTTTTCAATCCGCTATCCGAGAGGAGAAGGTGTCATGGCAAACTGGAGAAAACCATTTACTGCACTGGAGATTGGGAAAGGCCGCATGATCTGCGATGGACAGGAAGTCTGCATATTAAGTATTGGCCATCCGGGAAACTTTGCGGTGGAAGCGTGTAATGAACTCAGGCTGGATGAAATTTTCCCGGCACATTATGACATGCGTTTTGTGAAACCATTGGATGAAGAACTTCTCCATGAGGTTTTTAAGAAATTCAAAAAGATCATTACGGTGGAAGACGGCGCCGTGCAGGGCGGATTCGGCAGTGCCGTGCTTGAATTCATGCAGGAGCATCACTATTCCGCAGCGGTAAAACGGTTAGGCATTCCAGATAAGTTTATTGAACATGGATCATTGAAGGAGTTGCATCATCTCTGTGGTTTTGATGCAGACGGTATTGTTGAGGCGGTGAGAGAGATGGTGAAGGAAAAGGTTTTCATT
This genomic interval carries:
- the dxs gene encoding 1-deoxy-D-xylulose-5-phosphate synthase, coding for MEIQAGELLSEINYPSDLRKLGKEKLYQVSQELRQYIIDSVSVYGGHFGASLGVVEMTVAIHYVFNTPYDQLIWDVGHQAYGHKILTGRRKRFQTNRKYKGIAGFPARAESEYDTFGVGHSSTSISAGVGMAVASKYKGERDRQHIVVIGDGAMTAGLAFEGLNHAGVSDSNLLIILNDNCMSIDPNVGALKEYLTDITTSHTYNKTRDEIWNLFGKLGGKAAQQQLSKIEASLKSAISKSSNIFEALNIRYFGPVDGHNVNRLTEILEDLKHIPGPKLLHCITTKGKGYYLAEQDQTKWHAPGLFDKATGEIFKKIPEKPLPPKYQDVFGQTIVELAKENSKIMGITPAMPSGSSLNIMMKEMPDRAFDVGIAEQHAVTFAAGLATQGLVPFCNVYSTFLQRGYDQVIHDVAIQKLHVVFCLDRGGLVGEDGVTHQGSFDLAYMRIIPNMVVSAPMNEEELRNLMYTAQLEKNNGPFSIRYPRGEGVMANWRKPFTALEIGKGRMICDGQEVCILSIGHPGNFAVEACNELRLDEIFPAHYDMRFVKPLDEELLHEVFKKFKKIITVEDGAVQGGFGSAVLEFMQEHHYSAAVKRLGIPDKFIEHGSLKELHHLCGFDADGIVEAVREMVKEKVFIKVK